The following proteins come from a genomic window of Ursus arctos isolate Adak ecotype North America unplaced genomic scaffold, UrsArc2.0 scaffold_12, whole genome shotgun sequence:
- the CUNH1orf210 gene encoding type III endosome membrane protein TEMP gives MSAANQTIVRPSELPTASALSPGLGTGARAWPVLVGVVLGAVVVSLLIALAAKCHLCRKYRASYQHHPLPRTGKGVCPEVGEEDDDGFIEDNYIQPGASGLGAEGSRDNFSF, from the exons ATGAGTGCGGCAAACCAAA CCATCGTGAGGCCCTCAGAGCTCCCAACGGCATCAGCCCTGTCCCCTGGACTGGGCACCGGGGCTCGGGCATGGCCCGTGCTGGTAGGGGTTGTGCTGGGGGCGGTGGTCGTCTCTCTCCTCATCGCGCTGGCTGCCAAATGCCACCTTTGCCGCAAATACCGAGCCAGCTACCAGCACCACCCGCTGCCCAGGACGGGGAAGGGGGTCTGCCCGGAGGTGGGCGAAGAGGATGACGACGGCTTCATTGAGGACAATTACATTCAGCCCGGGGCTAGCGGGCTGGGGGCCGAGGGGAGCAGGGACAACTTTTCCTTCTGA